In Symmachiella dynata, the following are encoded in one genomic region:
- a CDS encoding ExeA family protein, which translates to MYESHFQFQRRPFSATPDSDCLFITDNIRETIAEFVISMQRGQGIGVLTGAAGMGKTLLCGRLAEELSEQFQVALLKNANFATRRSLLQSVLFELGQTYTGMAEQELRLELEKYCESALADSDGVALIIDEAHLMSQRLLEEVRCITNLTAGGIPLVRVVLSGQPALEETLAKPGMAALNQRIASQHYLESLSRFESKQYIEYRTNWGGANPQQIFTDDAMAAIAHAADGVPRALNQLCDHTLLLAFVSNQPCADAELVDEALEDLRQLPLHWNERKHIAGPLDALKKKSTDLAEFADADEDVEPFDFEAFSNDGMESIEIGGTSESPVENEILDEEVSLPVEEEEHIVYALAHDDEEISIEPVISESDDVIEMDRLELETENEEEVPMETIDISSQELPHKSSAIAGVVPLVDDHQSGAVMFEEELVIDRYAALDAERRERPPLTAASHTEEPKPEMPMETPVFEELEAVEELVTAEPVAADMQDVPTDSLELENENDTVQPVEEPTGDALEAANLNKSLKSHRNVIDQINALDFGEVATSEASDFDVVELEPAKPSQTLRHDRQPAATDQSATNETEESAVPRPNLRRLFTKLRRVQHERSGR; encoded by the coding sequence ATGTACGAATCACATTTTCAATTCCAACGGCGTCCATTTTCGGCAACTCCCGATTCCGACTGTCTGTTCATCACGGACAACATCCGCGAGACCATTGCGGAGTTTGTGATCAGCATGCAACGGGGACAGGGGATTGGCGTTTTGACCGGAGCCGCCGGGATGGGCAAAACATTGCTCTGCGGCCGGCTCGCCGAGGAGTTGTCCGAGCAATTTCAAGTGGCGCTGCTCAAGAATGCGAACTTCGCCACCCGTCGGTCCTTGCTGCAAAGCGTGCTCTTTGAATTGGGCCAGACCTACACCGGCATGGCCGAGCAAGAATTGCGGTTGGAATTGGAAAAGTATTGCGAGTCCGCATTAGCGGATAGCGATGGCGTGGCGTTGATCATCGACGAAGCACACTTGATGTCGCAGCGTCTGCTGGAAGAAGTCCGTTGTATCACCAACCTGACGGCCGGTGGAATTCCGCTGGTTCGCGTTGTACTGAGCGGGCAACCGGCGCTTGAGGAGACCTTAGCGAAACCGGGCATGGCGGCGCTCAACCAACGCATTGCTTCACAACATTATTTGGAATCATTGTCCCGTTTCGAATCAAAGCAATACATCGAGTACCGCACGAACTGGGGCGGCGCGAATCCGCAGCAGATCTTTACCGACGACGCAATGGCCGCCATCGCCCATGCGGCCGACGGCGTGCCCCGCGCATTGAACCAACTTTGCGACCACACGCTGTTATTGGCGTTTGTCTCGAACCAACCCTGTGCCGATGCGGAACTGGTCGATGAGGCGTTGGAAGACTTGCGGCAATTGCCACTACATTGGAACGAGCGAAAACACATTGCCGGGCCGCTGGATGCCTTGAAAAAGAAGTCCACCGATTTGGCCGAATTCGCAGACGCGGATGAAGATGTCGAACCATTTGACTTCGAGGCGTTCTCCAACGACGGAATGGAGAGCATTGAAATCGGCGGCACCAGCGAAAGCCCCGTCGAAAACGAAATCCTGGACGAAGAAGTCAGCCTGCCGGTGGAAGAAGAGGAACACATTGTCTATGCCTTGGCGCACGACGATGAAGAGATTTCCATCGAACCGGTGATCTCGGAATCAGATGACGTCATCGAGATGGACAGACTGGAACTCGAAACCGAAAACGAGGAGGAAGTTCCCATGGAGACCATTGACATTTCATCGCAGGAATTGCCTCACAAATCCAGCGCGATCGCGGGGGTTGTGCCGTTGGTCGACGATCACCAAAGCGGAGCGGTGATGTTCGAAGAGGAACTCGTGATCGATCGATACGCCGCACTGGATGCAGAGCGCCGTGAACGGCCACCTTTGACGGCTGCCAGTCACACCGAAGAACCAAAGCCGGAAATGCCGATGGAAACTCCGGTTTTTGAAGAACTGGAAGCTGTCGAAGAACTGGTGACGGCCGAGCCGGTCGCAGCAGACATGCAAGATGTGCCCACCGATTCTCTTGAGCTAGAGAACGAAAACGATACGGTACAGCCAGTCGAAGAACCGACCGGCGATGCACTCGAAGCAGCCAATTTGAACAAAAGTCTGAAATCGCACCGAAACGTCATTGATCAAATCAATGCCCTGGACTTTGGCGAAGTTGCCACCTCAGAGGCATCTGACTTTGACGTTGTGGAATTGGAACCGGCAAAGCCATCGCAAACTTTGCGACATGACCGGCAACCGGCTGCAACCGATCAATCCGCTACGAATGAAACCGAAGAGAGCGCCGTGCCGCGTCCCAACCTGCGGCGGTTATTCACCAAACTTCGCCGCGTGCAACATGAACGCTCGGGACGGTAG
- a CDS encoding sugar phosphate isomerase/epimerase family protein has translation MEKWPIGVFASVDAGLGVHLDVAQELGVPTVQVHAPHQATRTEKTAQEFLAKCNDAGITITAVFGGFDGESYADIPTTVRTVGLVPEETRAARVQEMKEISDFAKLLGCDTVALHIGFVPDAASDSYQDLLTVTRDLLDHVAKNGQQLNLETGQESAEHLLAFISDVQRDNLFINFDPANMILYGSGEPIDALKKVGHLVRSVHCKDGTWAADGQRGKEWGAEVPLGAGDVGMETYLRTLQEIGYDGPLTIEREIAHDPKQQKIDIGAAVSLLQELRAKIL, from the coding sequence ATGGAGAAATGGCCAATTGGTGTGTTCGCTTCGGTCGATGCCGGGCTGGGGGTGCATCTGGATGTTGCGCAAGAACTCGGGGTGCCGACCGTGCAGGTGCATGCGCCGCACCAAGCGACGCGGACGGAAAAGACCGCACAGGAGTTCCTTGCCAAATGCAACGATGCGGGGATCACGATCACAGCTGTGTTTGGCGGGTTTGATGGCGAAAGTTATGCCGACATCCCCACCACCGTCCGCACTGTCGGTTTGGTGCCGGAAGAAACCCGGGCGGCGCGCGTGCAGGAAATGAAAGAGATCTCCGACTTCGCGAAGTTGTTGGGGTGCGACACGGTGGCTTTGCATATTGGCTTTGTGCCGGATGCTGCTTCGGACAGTTATCAAGACTTGCTGACCGTCACCCGCGACTTGCTGGATCATGTTGCTAAAAACGGCCAACAATTGAATCTTGAAACCGGGCAAGAGTCGGCCGAGCATTTGCTGGCGTTCATCTCCGATGTGCAGCGGGACAACCTGTTCATCAATTTCGATCCAGCCAACATGATCCTGTACGGCAGCGGCGAACCGATTGATGCCCTGAAAAAAGTGGGCCATCTGGTGCGGAGCGTGCATTGCAAGGATGGGACTTGGGCGGCGGATGGCCAACGCGGCAAGGAATGGGGGGCGGAAGTTCCGCTCGGCGCGGGAGATGTCGGTATGGAAACGTACCTGCGGACGCTGCAGGAAATCGGCTACGACGGGCCGTTGACCATCGAACGAGAAATCGCTCACGACCCAAAACAGCAAAAAATTGACATCGGAGCGGCTGTCTCGCTGTTGCAGGAACTGCGTGCGAAGATTCTCTGA
- a CDS encoding class I SAM-dependent methyltransferase, translating to MIADLPEIAGGWRVERIHVGQHDFEICRPADPDALLDVATDDNIPYWAYLWPTSYDLAAWILSTDWQPLGAVLELGCGIGLVGVVGLAADWQVTLSDYEPLAVQVALANARLNGFPDAAGSVLDWRESPPQQYATIVGCDVTYERAEHKPLLNFLDTALLPDGTAWLADCNRAATEEFLTAARERGYEISSRDLPAIDFPDRPKSASVVRQLTRRN from the coding sequence ATGATTGCCGATTTGCCCGAAATCGCCGGGGGTTGGCGGGTAGAGCGAATCCATGTCGGACAGCATGATTTTGAAATCTGCCGCCCCGCCGACCCCGATGCACTATTGGACGTGGCGACCGATGACAACATTCCCTACTGGGCCTATCTGTGGCCGACGTCCTACGATCTAGCGGCTTGGATTCTAAGTACTGACTGGCAACCTCTGGGCGCGGTGCTGGAGCTTGGTTGCGGCATCGGCCTGGTCGGAGTTGTCGGATTAGCAGCCGATTGGCAGGTCACGCTCAGCGACTACGAACCGTTGGCGGTACAAGTCGCCCTGGCTAATGCGCGGTTGAATGGTTTCCCCGACGCGGCGGGCAGCGTACTCGATTGGCGCGAATCCCCACCGCAACAATATGCGACCATTGTCGGATGCGATGTGACATACGAGCGCGCCGAACATAAACCGCTGCTCAATTTCCTCGACACCGCATTACTCCCCGACGGCACCGCCTGGCTCGCCGACTGCAACCGCGCCGCGACGGAGGAATTCCTGACCGCCGCGCGGGAGCGCGGGTATGAGATCAGCAGTCGGGATTTACCGGCGATCGATTTCCCGGACCGGCCAAAATCTGCATCCGTCGTGCGGCAGCTAACGCGCCGCAATTGA
- a CDS encoding vWA domain-containing protein: MSLCTRMLAAFVAAVTLIGSTVQAGQVKLDVSMAQPTLIAGKKQTAYLKVGLTGFKFQSDKERPSVNVALVLDKSGSMKGEKINRAREAAISAIERLNKNDIVSVITYDATVNVLVPATKLTDKKQIIEKIKSIGAGGSTALFAGVSKGAGELRKFLDSERVNRIILLSDGLANVGPKSPSELGDLGRSLGKEGIAVSTMGLGLHYNEDLMVQLAQNSDGNHIFIKDAADLVKIFNYEFDDVLSVVAQEVAITITCENGVRPVRMLNGDAEINGQTVVVGINQIYSEQEKYVLLEVEIPAAKPEETLKVAAVNVSYANMQTNTTDRLSSEVSVNFSENIADVKKSLNRDVMEQAVLQVANRANGFATQLRDQGDIEGARQVLLGNSAYLGENGELLGSELLMFRCVTNKEQSKKLDEKDWKFNRKQMRRLQYKDQTQQKY; the protein is encoded by the coding sequence ATGTCCCTGTGCACTCGCATGCTGGCCGCCTTCGTGGCGGCGGTGACTCTGATTGGTTCAACGGTCCAAGCAGGCCAAGTTAAGCTCGACGTCTCGATGGCGCAACCGACGTTGATTGCCGGTAAGAAACAGACCGCCTATCTCAAAGTGGGGCTGACTGGATTCAAATTCCAAAGCGACAAAGAACGCCCGAGTGTGAATGTGGCGTTGGTGTTGGACAAGTCGGGATCGATGAAGGGTGAAAAAATCAATCGAGCGCGCGAAGCGGCGATCAGCGCGATTGAACGACTCAACAAGAACGATATTGTCTCGGTGATCACCTACGACGCGACCGTGAACGTTTTGGTCCCAGCTACGAAATTGACCGACAAAAAGCAAATCATCGAAAAGATCAAATCGATTGGCGCGGGCGGTTCGACGGCACTGTTCGCCGGCGTGAGCAAAGGGGCGGGCGAACTGCGCAAATTTTTGGACAGCGAACGGGTCAATCGCATTATCCTTCTGTCTGATGGACTGGCCAATGTCGGTCCCAAATCGCCGAGCGAATTGGGAGACTTGGGGCGGTCACTCGGCAAAGAGGGAATTGCCGTCAGCACGATGGGACTAGGTCTGCATTACAACGAAGACCTGATGGTGCAGTTGGCACAAAATAGCGACGGCAATCATATCTTCATCAAAGACGCTGCCGATTTGGTGAAGATCTTCAATTATGAATTCGACGACGTGCTGTCGGTCGTTGCGCAGGAAGTCGCGATCACCATCACCTGCGAAAACGGTGTCCGCCCGGTCCGCATGCTCAACGGCGATGCGGAGATCAACGGCCAAACGGTCGTGGTCGGCATAAATCAGATTTACAGCGAGCAGGAAAAATATGTCTTGTTGGAAGTCGAGATCCCCGCTGCCAAGCCGGAGGAGACGCTCAAAGTCGCAGCTGTCAACGTCTCCTACGCCAATATGCAGACCAATACGACGGATCGTCTGTCGAGCGAAGTCAGCGTGAATTTTTCTGAGAACATCGCCGATGTGAAAAAATCGCTCAACCGTGACGTGATGGAGCAAGCGGTCTTGCAGGTTGCCAATCGGGCCAATGGGTTCGCCACGCAACTGCGCGACCAGGGAGATATCGAAGGTGCGCGGCAAGTACTGCTCGGGAATAGCGCTTACCTGGGTGAAAATGGCGAACTACTGGGGTCGGAACTGCTGATGTTTCGTTGTGTCACCAATAAAGAACAATCCAAAAAATTGGATGAAAAGGACTGGAAATTCAATCGTAAGCAGATGCGGCGTTTACAATATAAAGATCAAACGCAACAGAAGTATTGA
- the glgB gene encoding 1,4-alpha-glucan branching protein GlgB — MDDLSPKSISRRPSVPWRNSNNRVRSCGPLFTETDIQNMRNGMHASIYQFQGAHLDEVDGIAGTRFAVWAPNAREVSVLTDANHWTHGRNALRPSDEGIWTGFVPELAHGDAYKFGIKEQSGVVTERSDPFAFFQELRPKTASIVYDMSDFVWQDQAWMSRREMTDWMAQPISMYEVHLGSWKKPTDGREFFNYRELAHMLVDYCREMGFTHLQLMPVSEHPFDGSWGYQATGYFAPTSRFGTPHDFAYFVDYCHQANISVLIDWVPAHFPIDGHALARFDGTALYEHADPRQGFHPDWGTAVFNYGRNEVRNFLLSSARFWLDKYHVDGIRVDAVASMLYLDYSRNAGEWVPNEFGGRENLEAVRFLKDFNVMAHGDFPGILTVAEESTAWGGVSHPVYNGGLGFSMKWDMGWMNDSLRYMQLDPIHRAHHQNDLSFRMVYAFTENFVLPLSHDEVVHGKRSLLSQMPGDHWQQFANLRMLYGYQYTMSGKKLLFMGGELGQWHEWDHDGEIDWNLQGHKYHDGLRRYIGDLNELYRSQGALHELDFSGEGFDWIQCDDSANSVFAFLRKGQEKDDFLVIISNFTPVPREKYRIGIPRPGFYSEVLNSDAGIYGGTNIGNLGGVYSEPIPSHGHKQSIEVHLPPLGIVAMKPMSTPNA; from the coding sequence ATGGACGATCTTTCGCCGAAATCGATATCACGACGCCCCTCCGTCCCGTGGCGGAATTCCAACAATCGCGTTCGCAGTTGCGGTCCGTTATTTACTGAAACCGATATTCAAAATATGCGCAATGGCATGCACGCTTCTATCTATCAATTTCAGGGTGCTCATCTCGACGAAGTCGACGGGATTGCCGGGACCCGATTCGCCGTCTGGGCGCCGAACGCCCGCGAAGTCTCCGTTCTCACCGACGCCAACCATTGGACGCACGGTCGCAATGCGTTGCGTCCCTCGGACGAGGGAATTTGGACCGGCTTTGTTCCCGAATTAGCGCATGGCGATGCCTATAAGTTTGGCATCAAGGAACAATCCGGCGTCGTCACCGAACGTAGCGACCCGTTTGCATTTTTTCAGGAGTTGCGGCCCAAGACCGCGTCAATCGTCTATGACATGAGCGACTTTGTCTGGCAGGACCAGGCGTGGATGTCGCGACGGGAAATGACCGACTGGATGGCGCAGCCCATTTCCATGTACGAAGTCCATCTGGGATCGTGGAAAAAGCCCACCGATGGTCGGGAGTTTTTCAACTACCGCGAATTGGCGCACATGCTGGTCGATTATTGCCGAGAAATGGGATTCACCCATTTGCAACTCATGCCAGTCAGCGAACATCCGTTTGACGGCTCGTGGGGTTATCAGGCAACGGGTTATTTCGCACCCACCAGTCGTTTTGGTACGCCGCACGACTTCGCCTATTTTGTGGACTATTGCCACCAGGCAAACATCAGTGTGTTGATCGATTGGGTCCCTGCGCACTTCCCGATCGATGGTCACGCACTGGCCCGTTTCGATGGCACAGCGCTCTATGAACATGCTGACCCCCGCCAAGGGTTCCATCCCGATTGGGGCACCGCTGTCTTCAACTACGGCCGCAACGAAGTCCGCAACTTTTTGCTTTCCAGCGCGCGGTTTTGGCTAGACAAATATCACGTCGATGGGATCCGCGTCGACGCCGTCGCCTCGATGTTGTACTTGGATTATTCACGCAACGCCGGTGAATGGGTCCCCAACGAATTCGGCGGTCGCGAAAACCTGGAGGCGGTTCGCTTCCTCAAGGATTTCAACGTGATGGCCCACGGAGATTTCCCGGGAATCTTGACCGTGGCCGAAGAATCGACCGCCTGGGGCGGCGTTTCGCATCCCGTATACAACGGCGGACTCGGCTTCAGCATGAAGTGGGACATGGGTTGGATGAACGACTCGTTGCGCTACATGCAACTCGATCCGATTCATCGTGCACACCACCAAAACGACCTTTCCTTCCGCATGGTGTACGCCTTTACGGAAAACTTCGTCCTGCCGTTATCGCACGACGAAGTCGTCCACGGAAAACGTTCGTTGCTCTCGCAAATGCCGGGCGACCATTGGCAACAGTTTGCCAACCTGCGGATGCTGTACGGTTACCAATACACCATGTCCGGCAAAAAGTTGCTCTTCATGGGTGGGGAATTGGGACAATGGCACGAATGGGACCATGACGGTGAAATTGACTGGAATCTGCAAGGCCACAAATACCACGATGGCTTGCGGCGTTATATCGGAGATTTGAACGAACTGTATCGCAGCCAAGGCGCGTTGCACGAACTCGACTTCTCCGGAGAAGGGTTTGACTGGATTCAGTGTGATGACTCCGCGAATAGCGTCTTCGCCTTTTTGCGCAAAGGCCAAGAGAAGGATGACTTCCTGGTCATCATCAGCAACTTCACCCCCGTTCCACGAGAGAAATACCGCATCGGGATTCCTCGACCCGGATTTTATTCCGAAGTGCTCAATAGCGATGCCGGAATCTACGGGGGGACGAATATCGGCAACCTCGGCGGCGTCTATAGCGAACCGATCCCCAGCCACGGTCACAAGCAGAGCATCGAAGTGCATCTGCCGCCGCTGGGCATCGTGGCAATGAAACCGATGTCGACGCCCAACGCCTAA
- a CDS encoding DUF1559 domain-containing protein, protein MKTCPNCTAAVPELASFCASCGSEFHGADAVPLESAPPPPVLPPRPWLWVAGIGAFFVLLVGCFVSIQTILIYRQAAIPRPTVAAPSNFTLNERNFKQIGVALHNYHDVFSVMPAGGIFDEQGTEFHSWQTALLPFLGYGETYETVFFELPWNAQENQWPMGEGIRQYLNPAIPQTHTGSGYALSHVAGNSQVFPDNKGLAFKEIVDGTSNTLIAGEVVDGFAPWGYPRNVRDPADGLHGDSRTFGSLGKKGGVMFLKADGSTVFVNNDVDPSVLKALSTPAGGEETPEMPSMRNPPP, encoded by the coding sequence ATGAAAACCTGCCCGAATTGCACAGCTGCGGTTCCCGAATTGGCCAGTTTTTGCGCCAGTTGCGGCTCTGAATTCCACGGCGCGGATGCGGTTCCGCTCGAATCCGCACCCCCGCCTCCCGTCCTCCCACCGCGTCCTTGGCTGTGGGTTGCAGGAATTGGAGCTTTTTTTGTGTTGTTGGTCGGCTGTTTCGTGTCAATACAAACGATTTTGATCTATCGGCAAGCAGCCATTCCGAGACCGACCGTTGCCGCCCCCTCCAATTTCACCTTGAACGAGAGAAATTTCAAACAGATCGGAGTGGCGCTGCATAATTATCACGATGTTTTTAGCGTGATGCCTGCCGGGGGTATTTTTGACGAACAGGGAACGGAGTTTCATAGCTGGCAAACCGCGCTGCTACCGTTTCTTGGTTACGGGGAAACGTATGAAACCGTTTTCTTCGAATTGCCCTGGAATGCTCAGGAAAACCAATGGCCGATGGGGGAAGGGATTCGGCAGTATCTCAATCCAGCCATCCCGCAAACCCATACCGGTAGCGGCTATGCCCTCAGTCATGTCGCCGGGAATTCGCAGGTCTTTCCGGACAACAAAGGACTGGCTTTCAAAGAAATCGTGGACGGAACTTCGAATACTCTAATCGCCGGAGAAGTGGTGGACGGTTTTGCGCCGTGGGGATATCCACGAAATGTCCGCGATCCGGCGGATGGGCTTCACGGGGACAGTCGTACGTTTGGTAGCCTAGGGAAAAAGGGTGGCGTCATGTTTCTCAAGGCGGATGGCTCGACGGTGTTTGTGAATAATGATGTCGACCCCAGCGTGCTGAAGGCGCTGAGCACGCCTGCAGGTGGCGAAGAAACGCCTGAAATGCCCAGCATGCGCAATCCTCCACCGTAA
- a CDS encoding dihydrodipicolinate synthase family protein → MTKPQPQGVLPVFQTPFHDDESLDFDTLAREIDWLFEHGADGIVMAMVSEVLRLSDAERRDLAVRACRCAEGCGTVVISVGAESSLLAEESARHAESVGATAVMAIPPISVALDDGELRRYYERILSAISIPVIVQDASGYVGRPMSIDMQAGLFAEYGDRVMYKPEANPIGPRLTALNEATGGKAKVFEGTGGIALVESYARGIAGTMPGADLIRVLTALWRALNADDFETINRLHPPLCSMISLQTSLDAFLAIEKYLLVKQGIFKNTVTRGPVGYRLDAATQAEVDRLYELLMAGL, encoded by the coding sequence GTGACCAAACCACAACCCCAAGGCGTCCTGCCCGTTTTTCAAACACCGTTTCACGACGACGAATCACTTGATTTCGACACACTCGCCCGCGAAATCGACTGGCTATTCGAGCACGGGGCCGATGGCATCGTGATGGCGATGGTTTCTGAAGTTTTGCGGCTCTCTGATGCAGAGCGGCGGGATTTGGCAGTCCGCGCTTGCCGTTGTGCTGAGGGCTGCGGGACGGTCGTGATCAGCGTCGGGGCGGAGAGCAGTTTGCTGGCCGAGGAATCCGCACGGCATGCTGAGAGTGTCGGCGCGACGGCTGTGATGGCGATTCCTCCGATTTCGGTGGCGCTGGATGACGGCGAATTGCGGCGGTATTACGAGCGGATTTTGAGTGCGATCTCGATTCCCGTCATTGTGCAGGATGCGAGCGGATATGTCGGACGGCCGATGTCGATTGACATGCAAGCCGGGCTGTTCGCCGAATACGGGGACCGCGTGATGTACAAACCCGAAGCCAATCCCATCGGTCCGCGACTGACGGCGCTCAATGAAGCAACGGGCGGCAAGGCTAAGGTCTTTGAAGGGACCGGCGGGATTGCTCTCGTCGAAAGTTACGCACGCGGAATCGCAGGGACAATGCCGGGCGCGGATTTGATTCGCGTACTCACCGCACTATGGCGCGCCTTAAACGCCGACGACTTCGAAACCATCAACCGCTTGCATCCGCCACTCTGTTCGATGATTTCCCTACAGACCAGCCTCGATGCATTTTTAGCGATCGAAAAATACCTGTTGGTTAAACAGGGGATTTTCAAAAACACTGTTACCCGCGGCCCGGTCGGTTATCGATTGGATGCAGCCACTCAGGCCGAGGTGGATCGGTTGTATGAGCTGTTGATGGCTGGTTTATGA
- a CDS encoding sensor histidine kinase, with protein sequence MARRQVLLLILISTVPLALLAVLGWRLASDEETHIRQRFQEIFRQQLHETDGVIATYFEDRERELLELARRVPLTPGSIRERLRREPRVEQIFVLDSEGRIKHPLPGSSLNTAERRFLVQITPVINDRDFVRLANAQNDAPGESSGREEEVQRTHGWYALYWGRGVNLIFWHRRESGEIVGVLLERARWMADLIEILPQTGMSGELNRLDEKARIRLVDSDGSVVYQWGRYEPPEDQLPFVDLSISRPLSSWRLQYLVAESWLATAQPGSQYFNILAGLVAGGVVLLLLAVVFYREYAREIAEATQRVNFVNQVSHELKTPLTNIRMYADLLERDLEGMPPEETESATSRLGVILSESQRLSRLITNVLTFARQQRSGISVRRSAAKIDDLITACLERFAPPLRDKQIVVEFDAHAPQRVLVDVDVLEQILVNLFSNVEKYAAAGKLLKITSSQEGDRTTIVVEDRGPGIPAGQRERIFEPFHRVSHALEDSPGTGIGLSIARDLARNHGGDVVWEAADQGARFRVTLHTPRSES encoded by the coding sequence GTGGCTCGTCGTCAAGTTTTGCTGCTGATCCTCATCTCTACGGTGCCGCTGGCGTTGTTGGCGGTTCTGGGGTGGCGTTTGGCGAGCGATGAAGAGACGCACATTCGCCAGCGATTTCAGGAGATCTTTCGGCAGCAACTTCACGAGACCGACGGCGTCATCGCCACGTATTTTGAGGACCGCGAACGCGAGTTGCTCGAACTGGCTCGTCGGGTCCCGCTAACACCCGGCAGCATTCGCGAACGGCTTCGTCGTGAACCGCGCGTGGAGCAGATCTTTGTGCTCGATTCCGAAGGCCGGATCAAGCACCCCTTGCCCGGTTCGTCGCTGAACACTGCGGAACGGCGGTTTTTGGTGCAGATCACACCGGTGATCAACGACCGCGATTTTGTGCGACTGGCCAACGCGCAAAACGATGCGCCCGGAGAATCGAGCGGTCGAGAGGAGGAGGTTCAACGGACCCACGGCTGGTACGCGCTCTATTGGGGGCGCGGCGTGAATCTCATTTTCTGGCATCGTCGTGAATCGGGCGAAATCGTGGGCGTGCTCCTCGAACGCGCTCGCTGGATGGCGGACCTCATCGAAATTCTTCCCCAAACGGGAATGTCGGGCGAACTCAATCGGCTTGATGAGAAAGCGCGGATTCGGCTGGTCGATTCCGATGGCAGCGTGGTCTATCAGTGGGGCCGCTACGAACCGCCCGAAGATCAACTCCCGTTTGTCGATTTATCGATCAGCCGTCCGCTCAGTTCCTGGCGGTTGCAATATCTAGTGGCCGAATCGTGGTTGGCAACGGCGCAGCCGGGGTCGCAGTATTTCAATATTCTGGCCGGTCTTGTTGCCGGCGGTGTGGTGCTGTTGTTGCTGGCGGTTGTGTTTTACCGCGAATACGCCCGTGAAATAGCTGAAGCGACCCAGCGCGTTAATTTCGTCAATCAGGTCTCGCACGAACTGAAAACACCGCTGACCAATATCCGCATGTATGCCGATCTGTTGGAGCGAGACTTGGAGGGGATGCCGCCCGAAGAGACTGAATCTGCGACGAGCCGACTGGGGGTGATTCTCAGTGAAAGTCAACGCCTCAGTCGATTGATCACCAACGTGCTAACATTTGCGCGGCAACAACGGAGCGGTATTTCGGTTCGCCGTTCGGCGGCTAAGATCGATGACCTGATTACCGCTTGTTTGGAACGGTTTGCACCGCCGCTGCGCGACAAACAGATCGTTGTGGAATTCGACGCGCATGCGCCGCAACGTGTACTGGTCGATGTTGATGTGCTGGAACAGATTCTGGTGAATTTATTCAGCAACGTCGAAAAATACGCCGCCGCAGGAAAACTGCTTAAAATTACCAGCAGCCAAGAAGGCGACCGCACGACAATTGTTGTCGAGGATCGCGGACCAGGCATTCCTGCGGGGCAACGTGAGCGGATCTTTGAGCCGTTTCATCGTGTTTCGCATGCTTTGGAAGACTCACCAGGAACAGGAATTGGATTATCGATCGCCCGTGATTTGGCCCGCAACCATGGCGGCGATGTCGTATGGGAGGCAGCGGATCAGGGGGCGCGGTTTCGCGTAACGTTACACACACCACGCAGTGAGAGTTGA